The following proteins come from a genomic window of Alnus glutinosa chromosome 10, dhAlnGlut1.1, whole genome shotgun sequence:
- the LOC133880022 gene encoding non-functional NADPH-dependent codeinone reductase 2-like yields MDGTATNTASKIPQVVLSSSSTHKAMPVIGFGTAADSNDGATLTSAALEAIKVGYRHFDTASVYGSEQALGEAIAQALTVGLVTSRDDLFVTSKLWCNDAHPHLVLPALQKSLRNLQLEYIDLYLIHWPISATPGKGGWSFDKEDLMPMDFKSVWAAMEECQRLGLAKSIGVSNFSCKKLQNLLSSATIPPSVNQVEMSPVWQQTKLIEFCKANRIVVTAFSPLGAKGSSWGTNHVMENEVLQEIAKARGKTVAQVCLRWIYEQGGTLVVKSYNKERLKENLQIFDWELSEDDRNKISQIKQHRMMLKEELVSARGPYKSVEELWDGEL; encoded by the exons ATGGATGGTACTGCAACAAATACGGCGAGTAAAATCCCACAGGTGGTGCTGAGCTCCTCCTCCACCCACAAGGCCATGCCGGTGATTGGCTTTGGCACCGCCGCAGATTCCAACGACGGCGCCACCCTCACATCGGCGGCCCTGGAGGCAATCAAGGTAGGTTACAGGCACTTCGACACGGCTTCGGTATATGGGTCAGAGCAGGCTTTGGGAGAAGCTATTGCCCAAGCACTCACTGTCGGCCTTGTCACCTCTCGGGACGACCTTTTCGTTACTTCCAAGCTCTGGTGTAATGATGCTCATCCTCATCTTGTTCTTCCAGCTCTACAGAAATCACTTCG GAATCTTCAGTTGGAATACATAGACCTGTATTTGATCCACTGGCCAATCAGTGCGACGCCTGGAAAGGGGGGATGGTCTTTTGATAAAGAGGACCTGATGCCAATGGATTTCAAGTCTGTGTGGGCAGCCATGGAGGAGTGCCAGAGGCTTGGCCTTGCCAAGTCCATTGGAGTCAGCAACTTCTCTTGCAAGAAGCTTCAGAACTTGCTCTCCTCTGCCACTATTCCTCCTTCAGTGAACCAA GTGGAGATGAGCCCAGTTTGGCAACAGACGAAACTAATAGAATTTTGCAAGGCAAATAGAATTGTTGTCACTGCTTTCTCTCCTTTGGGTGCAAAAGGGAGTAGTTGGGGCACCAACCATGTTATGGAGAATGAAGTACTCCAGGAGATTGCAAAAGCTCGGGGAAAGACTGTTGCTCAG GTTTGTCTTAGATGGATTTATGAGCAAGGGGGGACTCTTGTGGTGAAGAGCTACAACAAGGAGAGGTTGAAGGAGAACCTGCAGATCTTTGACTGGGAACTATCAGAGGATGACCGTAACAAGATCAGTCAAATCAAGCAGCACCGGATGATGCTCAAGGAGGAACTTGTTTCGGCTCGTGGACCCTACAAGTCCGTTGAAGAGCTTTGGGATGGAGAGCTTTAA